One genomic region from Clostridium cylindrosporum DSM 605 encodes:
- a CDS encoding winged helix-turn-helix transcriptional regulator, whose protein sequence is MPKDRLNKVSCNNYRCEIEVTLEILSGKWKALIIWNLHEHGAIRFNEFRRLIPEITQKMLTQQLKDLEESGLVNRTIYPQIPPMVEYSLTDLGNSLVPILEAMDKWGKDFVDNYKSKLK, encoded by the coding sequence ATGCCAAAAGACAGATTAAACAAGGTTAGTTGTAATAATTATAGATGTGAAATTGAAGTCACTTTAGAGATATTAAGTGGAAAATGGAAGGCCCTTATTATATGGAACCTTCATGAACATGGTGCAATTAGATTTAATGAATTTAGAAGATTAATACCTGAAATAACTCAAAAGATGTTAACACAACAGCTAAAGGACTTAGAAGAAAGCGGATTAGTTAATAGAACCATATATCCACAGATTCCTCCAATGGTTGAGTATTCTCTAACTGATCTAGGGAATAGTTTAGTTCCTATATTAGAGGCTATGGATAAGTGGGGAAAAGATTTTGTAGATAATTATAAAAGTAAGTTAAAGTAG
- a CDS encoding ABC transporter ATP-binding protein — MGVLKLENTSYSYDNGKTKILENVSYEFEKGRVYAIIGKSGAGKTTLLSLLSGLTSPTSGRILYNGMDIKKIDKYRYRSRYVGVIFQGFNLLPQLNAIENVELSIDISGKKIQNRREHILNILKKVQLDEAKAKRRILKLSGGEQQRVAIARALSYSPDIILADEPTGNLDLDTQDEVMDIFKKLATEEGKCIIIVTHSPEVAKRADFLYELTPLKKFK; from the coding sequence TGGGAAAACTAAGATATTAGAGAATGTATCCTATGAATTTGAAAAGGGGAGGGTTTATGCCATTATTGGCAAGTCAGGTGCAGGGAAAACAACACTGTTATCCCTTTTATCAGGGTTAACATCACCAACCTCTGGTAGGATTTTATATAATGGTATGGATATTAAAAAGATAGATAAATACAGATATAGAAGTAGATATGTAGGAGTTATTTTTCAAGGATTTAATCTTCTACCACAGTTAAATGCTATAGAAAATGTAGAGCTTTCAATTGATATTTCAGGTAAGAAAATTCAAAATAGAAGAGAGCATATATTAAATATACTGAAGAAGGTTCAGTTAGATGAGGCAAAGGCTAAAAGAAGAATATTAAAGCTATCTGGGGGAGAGCAGCAAAGAGTTGCTATAGCTAGGGCATTATCCTATAGTCCAGATATAATACTCGCTGATGAACCAACAGGAAACCTTGATCTTGATACACAGGATGAAGTAATGGATATATTTAAGAAACTAGCTACTGAAGAAGGTAAATGTATCATTATTGTAACTCACTCACCTGAGGTTGCAAAAAGAGCGGATTTTTTATATGAGCTTACTCCTTTAAAAAAATTTAAATAA